The following are from one region of the Segatella oris genome:
- a CDS encoding RagB/SusD family nutrient uptake outer membrane protein produces the protein MGKRLFTITHIFMATVMALLFNACLDETPKDKLEEDKLYTSASNLYINTIGNLYHQIGGYSDSQGLQGTNRGIYDYNTFSTDEAMLPIRGGDWYDGGFWQNLYHHEWTSTDLPLLNTWNYLYGSVSLCNHALYEIDQHKQLLTDEQYKEYAAEARGLRALFYFYIMDMWGNVPLVMQEGVTLEDVKQSTRKKVTTTLINELLAAIPYLPNAHSNHEGNYYGRFTRPVAYFLLAKILLNHEVYLHDDTLTFDINGQKLKALEACIACCDKITEAGYTLESDYASNFSVHNENSNENVFTIPMDKTLYSNKFFYLFRSRHYSHGGAYRMDAENGSCATLSTVKAYGYGTSQEDKRYRINFFSDTVRVDGKVVYQENSEPLVYYPNEVALSLTGSKYEKTAGARMAKYEIDRTAYDDGRLQDNDIVLFRYADVVLMKAEALVRNGKNGDKELNLVRQRAGMTSRSATLSNILEERLLELMWEGWRRNDLIRFGLYHKAYDLRQPIEGEESRFTNLFPIPKNILKMNGNLQQNPGYK, from the coding sequence ATGGGAAAACGACTCTTCACTATCACTCATATCTTCATGGCAACAGTCATGGCGTTGCTTTTCAATGCCTGTCTTGATGAAACTCCAAAAGACAAGCTTGAAGAAGATAAGCTTTATACATCGGCCAGCAACCTATATATCAACACCATTGGCAACCTTTACCACCAGATTGGAGGTTATTCTGACAGTCAAGGACTACAAGGAACCAACCGAGGTATATACGACTACAACACCTTTTCCACTGACGAAGCAATGCTTCCCATACGTGGTGGCGACTGGTATGACGGCGGGTTCTGGCAGAATCTCTATCATCATGAGTGGACATCTACCGATCTTCCGCTCCTCAACACATGGAACTATCTCTATGGCAGCGTGTCACTTTGCAACCACGCACTTTATGAAATAGACCAGCACAAGCAACTTCTTACCGACGAACAATATAAGGAATACGCTGCAGAAGCACGTGGACTGCGTGCCTTGTTCTACTTCTATATCATGGACATGTGGGGCAATGTGCCCCTTGTCATGCAGGAAGGTGTGACCTTGGAAGATGTAAAACAGTCTACCAGAAAGAAAGTAACCACCACGCTTATCAACGAACTTTTAGCCGCAATTCCCTATCTGCCCAATGCACACAGCAATCACGAAGGCAACTATTATGGCCGTTTCACGCGACCCGTGGCTTACTTCCTGCTGGCTAAAATTCTGCTCAATCATGAAGTTTATCTTCATGATGACACGCTGACTTTCGATATTAACGGACAGAAACTCAAAGCGTTGGAGGCATGTATTGCCTGTTGTGACAAGATAACCGAAGCCGGATATACACTCGAAAGTGACTATGCAAGCAACTTCAGTGTACACAATGAAAACTCCAACGAGAATGTCTTTACCATCCCAATGGACAAGACTCTCTACAGCAACAAGTTCTTTTATCTCTTCCGAAGCCGTCATTACAGCCATGGAGGAGCATATAGAATGGACGCAGAAAACGGCAGCTGTGCCACGCTTTCAACAGTAAAAGCCTACGGATATGGCACATCACAGGAAGACAAACGCTACAGAATAAACTTCTTCAGCGATACCGTTCGCGTGGATGGAAAGGTTGTTTATCAGGAAAACAGCGAGCCGTTGGTCTATTATCCGAATGAAGTGGCACTCAGTCTTACGGGGAGTAAGTATGAGAAAACGGCCGGAGCACGCATGGCAAAATATGAGATTGACCGCACAGCTTATGATGATGGCCGACTGCAAGACAATGACATCGTGCTCTTCCGCTATGCCGATGTGGTGCTGATGAAGGCAGAAGCCCTCGTCAGAAACGGCAAAAACGGAGACAAGGAGCTTAACCTCGTGCGCCAACGGGCAGGAATGACATCGCGTTCTGCCACACTTTCCAATATTCTTGAAGAGAGATTGCTTGAACTGATGTGGGAAGGCTGGCGCCGTAATGACCTTATCCGTTTCGGTCTTTACCACAAAGCCTACGATCTTCGACAGCCCATTGAAGGCGAAGAAAGCCGATTCACCAATCTCTTCCCTATCCCGAAAAACATTCTGAAGATGAATGGTAATCTTCAACAGAACCCCGGTTATAAGTAG
- a CDS encoding ComEC/Rec2 family competence protein, whose protein sequence is MRINGPLQRYPLLRIALVLIGGIAVGDACYPTLGTGFWLICACVSIALALLSKRAAWRNGCIFVITLTVGATLINRSEQHADCKLPHGESHYEAIISNTPTLHGKTWRCDLLLTKLNGQPLRNAITVRATVLNDPNRPMQLQTGNGIIASSVLEKPQNRWPNAHFDYALWLRRHGYQAETFIPYWQFQTAEVPMTLGRRQRATLQVRRLRDRIIRHFASSSHADNQDYTILQAMVLGHREAVSKATRETYALSGGSHILALSGLHIGIIFGIFLLVFGRNVFAMTLSILTIWAFAFLVGLPPSVVRSAVMLTTYAFVSLLGRENISLNTLALAALIILIAQPMTLWDVGFQLSFMAVAGILIAYKPLFQLFNPITRLLRWAWGMICVSVSAQLLTFPLLLHYFGHFSTYFLLTNFIVVPAATAILYLAFLTVLSTPFVALQNLIFNAMTTITGWMNTSVTAISRLPYASIDCGHLSFLQTVCLYVFVFSMMGIYRTAFYNTSEAGKSQATEFSMAKKKIQG, encoded by the coding sequence ATGCGGATAAATGGCCCACTACAACGCTATCCTCTGCTGCGTATTGCCCTTGTTCTGATAGGCGGAATAGCTGTCGGCGATGCCTGTTACCCCACACTTGGCACAGGCTTCTGGCTCATCTGTGCCTGCGTGAGCATTGCCTTGGCACTGCTTTCCAAGCGAGCAGCATGGCGTAACGGCTGCATTTTCGTCATCACGCTGACGGTAGGTGCAACGTTAATAAATCGCAGTGAGCAGCATGCCGACTGCAAGTTGCCTCACGGAGAAAGCCACTATGAGGCCATTATCAGCAACACTCCGACCCTGCATGGCAAGACTTGGCGATGTGACTTGTTGTTGACAAAGCTCAACGGGCAGCCGCTCCGCAATGCCATTACCGTGAGGGCAACGGTTCTGAACGACCCCAACAGACCGATGCAACTGCAAACCGGCAATGGCATCATTGCTTCATCAGTTCTTGAAAAACCACAAAACCGTTGGCCCAATGCCCATTTTGATTATGCACTTTGGCTCAGACGGCATGGCTATCAGGCTGAAACATTCATTCCTTACTGGCAGTTTCAGACGGCAGAAGTGCCTATGACATTGGGTCGCCGGCAACGAGCAACACTCCAGGTTCGCCGTCTTCGCGACCGCATCATACGACATTTCGCATCGTCATCCCATGCCGACAATCAAGACTATACCATTCTCCAAGCCATGGTCTTAGGCCACCGCGAAGCTGTCAGTAAAGCCACACGAGAAACCTATGCACTATCAGGAGGCAGTCATATCCTGGCACTTTCGGGACTGCATATCGGCATTATCTTTGGCATTTTCCTGCTCGTTTTCGGCCGAAATGTATTTGCAATGACACTATCTATCCTCACTATTTGGGCCTTTGCCTTCTTAGTTGGACTGCCACCCTCGGTAGTTCGCAGTGCCGTGATGCTCACCACCTACGCGTTTGTCAGTCTGCTTGGCCGCGAAAACATCAGTCTCAACACGCTCGCCTTAGCCGCATTAATCATTCTCATAGCCCAACCCATGACGCTATGGGACGTTGGTTTCCAGCTATCCTTTATGGCCGTAGCCGGTATTCTCATTGCCTATAAACCGCTTTTTCAGTTATTCAACCCCATAACTCGCCTGCTCCGATGGGCATGGGGCATGATTTGCGTGTCGGTTTCAGCCCAATTGCTCACGTTTCCCCTGCTGCTTCACTATTTCGGTCATTTCTCCACATACTTCCTCCTGACCAATTTCATCGTTGTTCCGGCAGCAACCGCCATACTCTATCTTGCCTTTCTGACAGTTCTCTCCACACCTTTCGTGGCCTTGCAAAACCTAATTTTCAATGCTATGACCACCATAACAGGCTGGATGAACACTTCCGTTACCGCCATTTCACGCCTCCCCTATGCCTCCATTGACTGCGGACATCTCTCTTTCTTGCAAACCGTTTGCCTCTATGTTTTCGTATTTTCAATGATGGGAATATACAGAACAGCCTTCTACAACACATCAGAAGCGGGGAAATCTCAGGCAACAGAATTCTCAATGGCAAAGAAGAAGATACAAGGATAA
- a CDS encoding aminopeptidase C, with translation MNKKTITFALCLASATTLIAQNQPGGISSVMLQKIETSQKSSPAEHALANAFASNNIDDLARNHAHQGALNTYFSDETPKQSIQNQESSGRCWMFSGLNVLRGNFAKAHNDTLAVEFSHAYLFFYDQLEKANLMLQAVIDNAKLPMEDARVQFFFKNPINDGGTFCGVADLAEKYGLVPKSVQPETYSSDNTKIMAKLVSRKLREFGLELRKLVAERKSKTAINDRKTEMLSTIYHLLTLTLGEPVKTFTYVFTDKNGKAIGESKQYTPRSFYDVTVGHPLNGTFLMVMNDPRHPYYKTYEVQYDRHTYDGHNWTYLNLPMDEIAQLAIASIKDGHKMYSSYDVGKQLDRKRGYLDLDNYDYASLTGTTYNMNKADRIRTFDSGSTHAMTLTAVDLDRQGKPVKWKVENSWGPSYGHQGYLIMTNRWFNEFMFRLVVDRKYASEKVLKAAQQKPIMLLQDDPLFQDDK, from the coding sequence ATGAATAAAAAAACAATCACTTTCGCCCTTTGTCTGGCTTCAGCAACTACGCTGATAGCACAGAACCAACCCGGAGGTATCTCCTCTGTCATGTTGCAGAAGATTGAAACCTCACAGAAGTCATCCCCTGCCGAACATGCTTTGGCGAATGCCTTTGCTTCGAACAACATCGATGATTTGGCCCGTAACCATGCTCATCAAGGTGCACTGAACACCTATTTCAGTGATGAAACGCCCAAGCAGAGCATTCAGAACCAGGAGAGTTCGGGCCGTTGCTGGATGTTTTCCGGCTTGAATGTGTTGCGTGGTAATTTTGCCAAGGCCCACAACGACACGCTTGCTGTGGAGTTTTCTCATGCTTATCTCTTCTTCTACGACCAGTTGGAGAAGGCCAATCTCATGCTCCAGGCTGTCATTGACAATGCTAAATTGCCGATGGAAGATGCCCGAGTGCAGTTCTTCTTCAAGAACCCTATCAATGATGGCGGTACATTCTGCGGTGTGGCTGACCTTGCCGAGAAGTATGGTCTGGTGCCCAAGAGCGTGCAACCTGAAACTTATTCAAGCGACAACACAAAGATAATGGCAAAGCTTGTGTCGCGTAAACTGCGCGAGTTTGGCCTTGAACTGCGCAAGTTGGTGGCTGAAAGAAAGAGCAAAACGGCTATCAACGACCGCAAGACTGAGATGCTTTCAACCATTTATCACTTACTGACACTCACGCTTGGAGAACCGGTAAAGACGTTCACCTATGTCTTTACAGATAAGAACGGCAAGGCGATTGGCGAGTCAAAGCAGTACACACCGCGTTCTTTCTATGACGTTACAGTGGGCCATCCGCTGAATGGTACATTCCTTATGGTAATGAACGACCCGCGACATCCTTATTATAAGACCTATGAAGTGCAGTATGATCGCCACACATACGACGGACATAACTGGACTTATCTCAATCTCCCGATGGACGAAATCGCTCAGTTGGCCATCGCATCCATTAAAGACGGTCACAAAATGTACAGCAGTTACGACGTTGGAAAGCAGCTTGATCGCAAGCGAGGTTACCTTGATCTTGATAACTACGATTATGCTTCGCTCACAGGAACAACTTATAATATGAACAAAGCCGACCGCATCCGTACTTTCGACAGTGGCTCAACGCATGCCATGACGCTTACGGCTGTCGACTTAGACAGGCAAGGTAAGCCCGTGAAATGGAAGGTAGAGAACAGTTGGGGCCCCTCTTATGGGCATCAAGGTTACCTCATCATGACCAATCGTTGGTTCAATGAGTTCATGTTCCGCCTTGTTGTTGACAGGAAATATGCTTCAGAAAAGGTGCTCAAAGCAGCACAGCAGAAGCCCATTATGCTGTTGCAAGACGACCCATTATTCCAAGATGACAAGTAG
- a CDS encoding CobW family GTP-binding protein: MKNKEIPVLLLTGYLGSGKTTLVNKILSNERGIKFAVIVNDIGEVNIDADLIQKGGIVDQKDDSLVALQNGCICCTLKMDLVKQLNDIVNMKKFDYIVIEASGICEPAPIAQTICSIPTMGPQFIKNGIVRLDSIVTVVDALRMKDEFGNGADLIKQNIGEEDIENLVIQQIEFCNIILLNKASEVEPQELERTKKIIRALQPKAEIIECNYGDVALEKIINTRKFDFNEVATSAAWIDEIEHHHGDEHMDEEEEEHEHNHHDHDHEEHHDHEHEHKEGHHHHHHHDHEGGEVEEYGIGTFVYYRRKPFDLVGFDEFIATQWPKTVIRCKGICWFKDEPQTCYVFEQAGRQMGLRNAGQWYATMPEKELKELMSREEGLRRDWNETYGDRMQKLVFIGQHLDKEEITRLLDARLVD, translated from the coding sequence ATGAAGAACAAAGAAATACCCGTATTGTTGCTTACGGGCTATTTAGGAAGCGGCAAAACGACCCTTGTCAACAAGATATTAAGTAACGAACGAGGCATTAAATTCGCTGTTATCGTGAATGATATCGGCGAAGTAAACATCGATGCAGACCTCATTCAAAAGGGCGGAATCGTTGACCAGAAAGACGATAGTCTTGTGGCATTGCAGAACGGTTGCATCTGTTGTACGTTGAAAATGGACCTCGTGAAGCAGTTGAACGACATCGTCAACATGAAGAAGTTCGACTATATTGTCATCGAAGCCAGCGGTATCTGCGAGCCGGCTCCTATCGCACAGACCATCTGTTCGATACCAACCATGGGCCCACAGTTCATTAAAAACGGCATCGTTCGCCTTGACAGCATCGTCACAGTGGTTGATGCGCTGCGCATGAAAGATGAGTTCGGCAACGGTGCAGACCTCATCAAGCAGAACATCGGCGAGGAAGATATTGAGAACTTAGTGATTCAACAGATTGAATTCTGTAACATTATCCTGTTGAACAAGGCTTCGGAAGTGGAGCCACAGGAATTGGAACGCACGAAGAAAATCATTCGTGCGCTGCAGCCCAAGGCAGAGATTATAGAATGTAATTATGGTGATGTTGCACTTGAAAAGATTATCAACACCCGCAAGTTTGACTTCAACGAAGTGGCAACATCAGCAGCCTGGATTGATGAAATCGAGCATCATCATGGCGATGAGCACATGGATGAGGAGGAAGAAGAGCACGAACACAATCATCACGACCATGACCATGAAGAGCATCATGACCACGAACATGAGCACAAAGAGGGACATCACCACCATCATCACCATGATCATGAGGGCGGAGAAGTTGAAGAATACGGCATAGGTACATTTGTTTACTATCGCCGCAAGCCTTTTGACCTGGTAGGATTTGATGAGTTTATTGCCACACAATGGCCAAAGACAGTCATTCGGTGCAAAGGTATATGTTGGTTCAAAGACGAGCCTCAAACCTGTTATGTGTTTGAACAGGCAGGCAGACAGATGGGACTTCGCAATGCCGGTCAATGGTATGCTACCATGCCGGAAAAGGAACTTAAAGAGCTCATGTCACGCGAAGAAGGACTCCGACGCGACTGGAACGAGACCTATGGCGACCGTATGCAGAAGCTTGTTTTCATTGGTCAGCATCTTGACAAGGAAGAAATAACCCGTTTATTAGATGCCCGTCTTGTTGACTGA
- a CDS encoding HAD family hydrolase, with the protein MPMNLKPFKVIAIDADDTLWDCQSHFDNAEAAYCQLLADYNDAKHISDALFETEKLNMPSLGFGTKAFTLSLLETAIKVSGGSLSGKVVAEILQLGKALLSFPTTPLPGVEDTLIALNERKGGEDYRLVVFTKGELQDQENKLKRSGLANYFDDVVVVADKTEEEYRHLCVNNEIRPSELLMIGNSFKSDIAPALAIGAYAVHVPFSVAWKMELAETFDHERLTTIENFKDLIASPNLS; encoded by the coding sequence ATGCCTATGAATCTCAAACCATTCAAGGTTATCGCCATCGATGCCGACGACACATTGTGGGACTGCCAGTCGCATTTTGACAACGCAGAAGCGGCCTATTGCCAGCTGTTGGCCGATTACAACGATGCCAAACACATTTCAGATGCGCTTTTTGAAACCGAGAAACTCAATATGCCTTCATTAGGTTTCGGCACGAAAGCTTTCACTTTGTCACTTCTTGAAACTGCAATCAAAGTCTCCGGAGGCAGTTTAAGCGGCAAAGTGGTGGCTGAAATCCTGCAATTAGGCAAGGCTTTGCTCTCCTTTCCAACCACACCTTTGCCCGGCGTTGAGGACACATTGATTGCCCTCAACGAGCGAAAAGGTGGTGAAGACTATCGCCTTGTGGTGTTCACGAAAGGTGAATTGCAGGATCAAGAGAACAAACTCAAACGGTCGGGGCTTGCCAATTACTTTGATGATGTAGTCGTTGTGGCGGATAAAACAGAGGAGGAATACCGACATCTCTGCGTCAACAACGAAATCCGGCCGTCCGAATTGCTGATGATTGGCAACTCTTTCAAATCGGATATTGCCCCGGCACTCGCCATTGGTGCATATGCCGTGCATGTACCGTTCAGCGTGGCTTGGAAGATGGAACTTGCTGAAACATTCGATCACGAGCGCCTGACGACCATTGAAAACTTTAAAGATTTGATCGCCTCTCCTAACCTTTCATAA
- the dxs gene encoding 1-deoxy-D-xylulose-5-phosphate synthase — protein sequence MNANKFGLLSQIKYPADLRKLSIEQLPEVCKELREDIIHEVSVNPGHFASSLGVVEITVALHYVYNTPDDRIVWDVGHQAYGHKILTGRRDLFYTNRKLNGICPFPTPKESEYDTFACGHASNSISAALGMSVAANGSGRHVVAVIGDGAMSGGLAFEGLNNVSSMPNDLLIILNDNDMSIDRAVGGMEKYLLNLDTNETYNKLRFKASKWLHRKGYLNEERKKGILRLNNALKSALSHQQNIFEGMNIRYFGPFDGHDVKEIVRVLQQLRDMKGPKLLHLHTTKGKGYKPAEESATIWHAPGKFDPETGERILQDCSDMPPKFQDVFGHTLLELAEKNDRIIGVTPAMPTGCSMNILQKAMPNRMFDVGIAEGHAVTFSGGMAKEGLLPFCNIYSAFSQRAYDNIIHDVALLNLPVVLCLDRAGLVGEDGPTHHGAFDMAALRPIPNLTIASPMDEHELRRLMYTAQQPNQGTFVIRYPRGRGVLKDWKCPLEAVKVGTGRKLRDGEGTAIISIGPIGNNVKSAIEASGENVAHYDLRFLKPLDEPLLHEVGQRFRHIITVEDGIRNGGMGSAILEWMSDHGYSPIMKRMGIPDEFIEHGTVAELQHICHIDQNSIIAAIKETKK from the coding sequence ATGAATGCAAATAAATTTGGATTATTAAGTCAAATCAAATATCCTGCAGACCTCCGAAAGTTGAGCATCGAGCAATTACCTGAGGTTTGCAAGGAGTTGCGCGAGGATATCATCCATGAAGTTTCGGTAAATCCCGGGCACTTTGCATCTTCTTTAGGTGTTGTTGAGATTACAGTTGCCCTGCACTATGTCTATAACACACCCGATGATCGCATTGTGTGGGACGTTGGACATCAGGCTTATGGACATAAGATTCTTACGGGAAGACGCGACTTGTTCTATACGAACAGAAAGCTGAATGGTATCTGTCCGTTCCCGACTCCTAAGGAAAGCGAATACGACACGTTTGCCTGCGGTCATGCAAGCAACTCTATTTCTGCTGCCTTGGGTATGTCTGTGGCAGCCAATGGCAGCGGACGTCATGTGGTTGCCGTTATCGGAGACGGTGCCATGAGTGGCGGGTTGGCTTTCGAGGGACTTAATAATGTATCGAGTATGCCCAATGACCTGCTCATCATTCTCAATGACAATGATATGTCAATCGACCGTGCTGTGGGTGGAATGGAGAAGTATCTGTTAAATCTCGACACGAATGAGACCTACAATAAACTACGCTTCAAGGCCAGCAAATGGCTCCACCGAAAGGGTTATCTGAATGAGGAGCGCAAGAAAGGTATACTCCGTTTGAACAACGCCTTAAAGAGTGCACTGAGTCATCAGCAGAATATCTTCGAGGGAATGAACATCCGTTACTTCGGCCCTTTTGACGGACACGATGTTAAGGAGATAGTACGTGTACTGCAACAGCTTAGAGATATGAAAGGCCCAAAGCTGCTGCACCTGCATACAACGAAAGGAAAAGGATACAAACCGGCCGAAGAAAGTGCCACGATTTGGCATGCCCCAGGCAAGTTCGACCCGGAAACAGGAGAGCGCATTCTGCAGGATTGCAGTGATATGCCCCCCAAATTTCAAGATGTTTTCGGTCATACACTACTTGAATTAGCCGAGAAAAACGACCGCATTATAGGTGTAACGCCGGCCATGCCGACAGGTTGTTCGATGAACATTCTGCAGAAAGCAATGCCCAACCGCATGTTTGATGTAGGCATAGCTGAAGGCCATGCTGTGACCTTTTCGGGTGGAATGGCGAAAGAAGGACTGCTTCCTTTCTGCAATATTTACAGTGCTTTCAGTCAGCGAGCCTACGACAATATCATTCACGATGTCGCATTACTGAACCTGCCTGTCGTGCTTTGTCTCGACCGCGCAGGACTCGTTGGAGAAGATGGACCTACGCATCATGGCGCCTTTGATATGGCTGCCTTACGCCCCATTCCTAATCTGACAATTGCCAGCCCAATGGATGAACACGAACTACGGCGCCTGATGTACACTGCACAACAACCCAACCAAGGCACCTTTGTCATTCGCTATCCACGCGGAAGAGGCGTTCTCAAGGATTGGAAATGCCCTTTGGAAGCAGTCAAAGTGGGCACAGGACGCAAGTTGCGTGACGGTGAAGGCACAGCAATTATCAGCATTGGCCCAATCGGAAACAATGTAAAAAGTGCTATTGAGGCTTCAGGAGAGAACGTCGCTCACTATGATTTGCGTTTCTTAAAACCACTCGATGAACCCCTACTCCATGAAGTTGGACAACGCTTCAGACATATTATTACTGTGGAAGACGGCATCCGCAACGGAGGAATGGGGTCTGCCATACTCGAATGGATGAGTGACCATGGCTATTCACCCATAATGAAACGCATGGGCATTCCCGACGAGTTTATCGAACATGGAACCGTTGCTGAACTGCAACACATCTGTCATATAGACCAAAACAGCATCATCGCTGCTATCAAGGAGACCAAGAAATGA
- the trkA gene encoding Trk system potassium transporter TrkA, translating into MKIIIAGAYAIGTYLAKLLSRNNQDIILMDESLEKLEKLGSDFDLMTMNASCASITTLKEAGAESADLFIAVTPDENKNMTSCMIAKALGAKKTVAKVDNYEYVAPDLNDFFERLGISSIIYPELLAAKDINNGLKMSWVRQRWDVHDGALVMLGIKLRETCEILNKPLKDISGPDDPYHVVAIKRDGDTIIPGGNDELKLYDMAYFMTTRQYIPFIRKIVGKEHYVDVKNVMVMGGGRTAVRAVKTMPEYMNVKIIEANEQRCDRLNELLDDDRALIIHGDGRDVSLLQEEGIRSTQAFVALTGNAETNILACLTAKRMGVRKTVAMVENEDYVNMAESLDIGTIINKKAIAAGHIYQMMLDANVHNVRFLMNANADVAEFIPQEGSKITQKAVKDMRLPYGMTIGGLVRNGEGYLVSGNTRINAGDSVMVFCHSINMKKIENLFNK; encoded by the coding sequence ATGAAAATCATTATTGCCGGCGCATATGCCATTGGAACCTATCTTGCCAAGCTTCTCTCACGCAACAATCAAGACATTATCCTCATGGATGAGAGTCTGGAGAAGCTTGAGAAATTAGGTTCTGACTTCGATTTGATGACGATGAACGCCTCATGTGCCAGCATAACAACGCTGAAAGAGGCCGGTGCAGAGTCAGCAGACCTCTTCATTGCCGTCACCCCGGACGAAAACAAGAATATGACAAGCTGCATGATTGCCAAGGCCTTAGGTGCCAAGAAGACTGTGGCAAAGGTAGACAACTACGAATATGTAGCTCCGGATTTGAATGACTTTTTTGAAAGATTAGGCATCAGTTCCATTATCTATCCCGAGCTTTTAGCAGCTAAAGACATTAACAACGGATTGAAAATGAGCTGGGTTCGCCAGCGTTGGGATGTTCACGACGGAGCCTTAGTGATGCTGGGCATCAAGCTTCGAGAGACTTGTGAGATACTCAACAAACCGCTCAAGGACATCAGTGGCCCCGATGATCCCTATCATGTCGTGGCTATCAAGCGCGACGGTGACACCATTATACCGGGTGGTAACGATGAACTGAAACTCTATGACATGGCTTATTTCATGACAACTCGCCAGTATATACCTTTCATTCGCAAGATTGTGGGTAAGGAACACTATGTAGACGTGAAGAATGTAATGGTCATGGGAGGCGGCCGTACAGCCGTAAGAGCTGTCAAAACGATGCCGGAATACATGAATGTGAAAATCATTGAAGCCAACGAACAACGCTGCGACCGACTCAACGAACTGCTTGATGACGACCGTGCACTGATTATTCACGGCGACGGGCGCGATGTTTCGCTGCTTCAGGAAGAAGGCATCAGAAGCACACAAGCCTTTGTTGCACTCACAGGGAATGCCGAGACTAACATTCTTGCCTGCCTTACCGCCAAACGAATGGGCGTCAGGAAGACCGTTGCCATGGTCGAAAACGAGGATTATGTGAATATGGCGGAGAGCTTAGATATCGGCACTATCATCAACAAGAAAGCCATTGCAGCCGGCCACATCTATCAGATGATGCTCGATGCCAATGTCCACAACGTGCGCTTCCTCATGAATGCAAATGCTGATGTGGCCGAGTTCATCCCTCAAGAAGGGTCGAAAATCACACAGAAAGCAGTCAAAGACATGAGGTTACCCTATGGGATGACCATCGGTGGATTAGTCAGAAACGGTGAAGGATACCTTGTTTCGGGTAACACGCGCATTAATGCGGGCGACTCAGTAATGGTGTTCTGTCACAGTATCAACATGAAGAAAATAGAGAATCTCTTTAATAAATGA